The Plasmodium brasilianum strain Bolivian I chromosome 11, whole genome shotgun sequence nucleotide sequence ttgttatttcACTAATCATTCATTAGAAgaagaatttatttattaaaatatattaaaaattttctttaatttttattttattttatcctgAATATATTTAGGATTAAATAATTAGTAGTACAcgaattaatttaataagaataatatattattatgacaTAATATAGTAAACTGAATGGTATTCATGCTCCTTGATTGAATATATTCCATTGTAAACCGtgtgtttaaaaaaatatatgaataactATATatcaattctttttttttttttttacagtttttattattgttgctTTACTTAATTATTACTAAGTAGagcataaataaatgaaaaaatattggaTATAAATCAATTGATATGTACAAGgaagtatttttaattattattttaatatatatataaatgataaaaatatatttttataatatatatatggcttgcaattaaattcattttatgtttaattaaattatcaggtatatttttttatgtcaaataataaaaatatatattttgtattcttATCTTagtctttttaaaattgtgtatttttatattttttaaaataatattatttcaaataaattaaaaaaaaaaaaactaatcttatatatgtatgtatttgaGTGGTTATTTTTTGGagcatatataatgtattattacttttgtagtatacagaaaaataaaatattaaatttccaaaataataatatagagagaataaataatttttttatgtaataaatgggatattttttattaaatatttacaaatatatttttttttcttatcaaatagaatttataaagtatttattatattgaataacatattataacataaaaaggattttttaaattttacatttctaAGACACATTAGcaaaagataatatattaaattatgcattattataattgtttataggaagtaaattatattaatatataacatatatatttgaaccTTCTAATCATGTTATactaaaggaaaataaattatgtacatatttatttataaaaaatattttaaaaatcaattatgataatttaatgaatattttgatataaacttacatttatatatctatcaTTTTGTAATAATTGTTGTactatatatcattaataaaattacgtAACActcatataaaattaaattttattattggtACTATGTttctaatattatttgtttaaatttttttaccgttaaaaatgttaattttgtgttctaatgatataattataattgtataacataaaaattacaattcAAGAATAAATTTCagtaattaatatttattttctaataatatacataaggAATATATGTTATGTTAACATATTATGGTcctttattctttatatattgatatttttattctaatataaaatgattaattcatttaattgatatatattaaaacgtAATGAAGACTGAAGAGGAAAATGATTTGGtacattttgtatattaattataatcgttattatttactagttgttttaatattttatatcttaaTTTGAATAgcaaattacattttttaaaagaaagtacatatatatatatgtttcatTTCCTCTGATTAATTGTTAGGTAGATGTATCAAAAGAATTatctaaaaatgaaaaatttgataaaattaatgacGATATTGTTGCAACCTAAAATAGTTATTATTGTAAGGGGTTGAACAATTCTGGAAGCATTCAGATTGAAGTATTTTGtgtgaatattttaaataaattagataATCTTGAAAaggattatataaaaaataataaccaTGATTTTTGTTCCTACTTACTGGACATAcgataaaataatgaaagaaTTTAGTAATACATGGAATAATTCTTTGGTTTAATGTGATATATCTAAACTTaatagaataataatttacgcatataataaaattataggtgaaagttgtatattttattcggATGGTATGTTTGATGAATGGAGAGAAGAAAAGTATTTgtactattattttaaaaaatataaagatattaAGAATAAACAAAGTGTAAgcggagaaaaaaaaaagtattgcAAATATCATGCAAAGATAAAAAGTTTATACAAAAGGCACATAAAGCAATGCTGTACTTATTTGATGGTACTGAAAAATAACGAAAACATGtgtcataaatattttaattgtgaAGAAGCGTATAACCCTTATGATCTTTTTCTGAATTAAAATGTGAACAAAATTCATACAGTGGATATTGGAAAACAATAATTGAAGATTTAATTATTGATCGTGATATAATGAAAGGTGAATACTCTTTAAAAGGAACACTTagaaatttaatatatgatcCTTTCTACAAAGGAATAACTTTTGGATTTGTAGTTGTAGGAGTACTTTTCactttattcttattttataagataaatataaatttaattttaaaatgtaaatatgttacacaattttgtataattaatCTGCCTTATAAAAGTGTAATTACGAAATAAATATCTTTTGTCtcttatacatttatttttttgttagaTTACTCTCcgtggaaaaaataaaaataaagataattttttggaAACATCCGAAAGCATAGTAAGATTTTATAAAgcaaaacacaaaaaaacaaattggGAAGACAATGAAATTCCTTTATCTTATTATTCTGTGTGAAAagtttttttctaattttacaTATGTCATAAAATGTTTTGGGGAAGCagtattatgataaaaatatatagtcgaataatattatatatggaatttgtcttgatatattatttaacaaataatgTAATGAATTGTATCTATCaacattatattaatatataacatgttATAACGTTGTTaatcttttattaatataatttaattttattttatcatacaGGATCGttcaatatataattgaTTAAATACTAAATTCTGTGAATTTAACACTtgatatttcaaaatttgaGTTCCATGAATTATTACACATctagttttttaaatataactatataaatatcattatttatgtctaattatacattaaattatagctaattcttattattacttatttttagctcatttaataataattttgtttatcaATCGACACTTTTTTGAACGTTACAATTATTTGATTAATAAGACGTCCTTTCTCTTATATTTTCACTTGTATCATATGTATGGGTTATCTATAAGAGTTTGTACatattctaaatatatgtgtttatgaATGATATGGATAttgattataatattaaaattaatactaATTTAATTATCATCTGTTTTTACGTaacaattaataattatgaataaagTAATTGTTTTCTAAATgcatattgtttttttttaccttgtCAATAGAGTATACAGAAAACTTTATATATGAACTTTTAGAGTTCCGTTACaataatatgcatttatatactattatatttttagttttattactaaaaaaaaaggcattattacctttttttctttaatttttttaaaacaccTTTCAGTTTGCTTATTcatgaatttattttatatgctaAAGATTGTTATTATAGagcatttataaattaaaattatatacagcAATATAAGCTGTATAAAACGCATAttcacatacatatatatgataatatcTAAAACAATGACTattaaaatgattattttgttcatttaaatatttcaaaaaaaaatttgttgaagacaacattatttttcaaatgaagtaaaatagtatataaaaaaatttatatttataaacacGGCACTATTACAAAAGTAATTTTTTGCCGTAATAGATTAAAGGAATTCTATAATAGCTTTATCAATTTTAgttgaaataatttataattcaaaaaaaggtaaaaatatgtaaaataaaacagtaaCAGGTAATGATATTTTTGGATATGATTAGATAAATTCATACTAAATATGATTAGAATATGCTGTTTCTCATGTATGTGTCTGCTACAGTGAAGTTTTTATAGGAAATGGAATTCATTAAGACTTAACATCTTCATATACCTCATTTACAAATTTAATAGGTAGTCACCTATTGCTGCTagtcatattatttttacaagtttcataaaatatttgaaaaattgtgatttcatataaaaattatttctcttttgtataacatatatatatatatatattattatattacaggTTTTATTTTCAGCGTgtataagaatattatatttattaattgaaTAATGAGGACTTTTCGtaaatagaaaaacaaatagtttttattaaaaattaaaaagggaaaatttttaagaagTTTTTCTTGTGTTtgaaggaaaatataaaggtACACATAAATAACATATGTCTGGAACTATATAAACAGTATATTAAATTctgtaaaaattaatactttaaatgaatattttataatttgtatatattttacttcataGATTGTATAAATAAGATTAcaatattcttaaatttaatatgatattttatttaactagttttatttgtgtatattaaatatataaattcataatttgaaaaatacgtaaattttattagaagatatatatatatatgataaaagatatatgttattatatattcactTAATAAGGAGAAACTTTTTATGTTCTCCAgagaaattaatatatatttgaatgaattttaaattaaaaataaaacattaataatttaggtaagtatagatatattatttaaaaagtagaaaaaaaaaggatatttataaataatcaGAGGTactaaaaatgaagaatcccattaatatgtaaatgtttaacataattttataatatagttCACATACTTTTTATAGTGATATtatagtttatatttatatttgtttaaatattaaaaatagattactacatatcatatatagtaacattatttatagtaaaaaaaacgaaaactACCAAAATGtgagaagaagaagaaaaaacaaaataagtgTGTTTATAAATGccgtataaatatatatagataaaataaaataataaaaaaaaaaaacagtgttaatttttgtagttttaaaataatgcTATAAATTTAgctattttttctcttttttaattttttttatttataggCTTAGAATATAGTACTTCTTTAGAACAGTAgtataatgttatatttcaaatatttacaataatttttggtgtacataatatttttagaattatCGTTCTCTTCTCTATATCACATAAGTTCTGGAAACATTTTCGCATCATATATACTTGTTGTTAAGAGTTCTTTTAATAGaatactatttatttatatatttatgtggaTTTATTATGGTGCATAAGTGAAATATGTTCCAAATActatgaatttaaaaaaaaataaataaaaaataatattttcttaaagcTTTTAATCGAAAagttaatatatgatatatattaacagaTTATATTGTtctttgttttcattttatatgtacgtgttATATGCagtgtattatttataaatgtctttcatttaatatgttttttatagtgaaa carries:
- a CDS encoding PIR protein, whose product is MKTEEENDLVDVSKELSKNEKFDKINDDIIEVFCVNILNKLDNLEKDYIKNNNHDFCESCIFYSDGMFDEWREEKYLYYYFKKYKDIKNKQSVSGEKKKYCKYHAKIKSLYKRHIKQCCTYLMVLKNNENMCHKYFNCEEAGYWKTIIEDLIIDRDIMKGEYSLKGTLRNLIYDPFYKGITFGFVVITLRGKNKNKDNFLETSESIVRFYKAKHKKTNWEDNEIPLSYYSV